The sequence ACACCGAGGTCTACCGCGCCGTCGAAGGCGCGAAGGGCGAACTCGGCATCTACATCCGGTCGGACGGCACCGACAAGCCCGGTCGGTTCAAGATTCGGAGTCCGTGTTTCAACAACCTCCACTCGCTGGAGGCGATGGCCGAGGGCGAGTACGTGCCCGACCTCGTGGCGGCGCTGGGTAGCCTCGACGTGATTCTCGGGGAGGTGGACCGCTGATGTTGCTCCCCTTGCAGGCCGAACCGACCCTGCTACCCGAAACCATCGGTAGAGTGCTGTTCGGCTCCGAGATGGCCATCTGGCAGGAAGCCATCGCGGGGTTCATCGGCGCGTTCATCATCGCGAACGTCATGCTGGCCAACGCCGGGGTCGCCGGGCCGTGGGCCAAGCGGAAGATAACCGCGTCGTTCACCGACCGCATCGCCGTCAACCGCATCGGTCCGTTCGGCCTCCTCATCATTCCGGCCGCGGCGGTCCAGTTGATGGCGAAAGAACTCATCATCCCGGACGGCGTCGACCGACCGGCGTACGACTTCGCGCCCATCGTGTTGGCGGGGTCGGCGCTGCTCGGTTTCGCGGTCATTCCGATGGGTTCGATTTTCGGCATCAATCTCCAACTCGCCGACCCCGAAACCGGGTTGGCCTACGTGTTCGCGGTCGCCTCCATCGCGACGCTCGCGCTGACGATGGCGGGCTACGCGTCGAACAACAAGTACTCGCTGATGGGCGGTCTGCGCGCCATCGCACAGAACATCGCCTACGAGATTCCGCTCGTCGTCACGGCGGCGTCGGTCGTGCTGTTCACGGGGACGCTCCAGACCAGCGAAATCGTCGCACAGCAGGCCGAACCGCTCGTGACGATTGCTGGCGTTACGATTCCGTCGTGGTTCGCGTTCGTGAACCCCTTCGCGTTCGTGCTGTTCATGGTCGCGAACCTCGCGGAAATCGGGCGTAACCCGTTCGACATCCCGGAAGCGCCGACCGAAATCGTCGCCGGGTACATGACCGAGTACTCCAGCATCTACTTCGTCCTGTTCTACATGGGCGAGTTCATCCACATCTTCCTCGGTGGTGCCATCGTTGCGACGGTGTTCCTCGGCGGTCCGTCCGGTCCGATTCTGCCGGGATTCATCTGGTTCATCATCAAAATCTGGGCAGTCTTCCTGTTCACGCAGTGGGCGCGGTCGGCGGTTCCCCGCGTTCGCATCGACCAACTCATCGAGATCGGCTGGAAGGGCATGCTCGTGTTGAGCTTCGCTAACCTCGTCCTGACGGCCGTCATCGTCGGGGTGATGCTCTAATGATCGGAGTACTGAAATCAATGGCGACGACGCTGAAGCACGCACTGGACGGGTCCACGTTCACGGTCGAGTACCCCGACGTGGCACCCGAAGTAAGCCCCCGTTTCCGCGGGGTCCACAAGTTCAGCCAAGAGCGTTGCATCTGGTGTCGCCAGTGCGAGAACGTCTGTCCGAACGACACGATTCAGATCGTTCAGGACGACCAGCGCAACGGCGAGCAGTACAACCTCCACATCGGACAGTGTATCTACTGTCGGCTGTGCGAGGAGGTCTGTCCGGTGGACGCCATCCTGCTCACGGAGAACTTCGAGTTCACGGG is a genomic window of Halorussus salinus containing:
- a CDS encoding complex I subunit 1/NuoH family protein; protein product: MLLPLQAEPTLLPETIGRVLFGSEMAIWQEAIAGFIGAFIIANVMLANAGVAGPWAKRKITASFTDRIAVNRIGPFGLLIIPAAAVQLMAKELIIPDGVDRPAYDFAPIVLAGSALLGFAVIPMGSIFGINLQLADPETGLAYVFAVASIATLALTMAGYASNNKYSLMGGLRAIAQNIAYEIPLVVTAASVVLFTGTLQTSEIVAQQAEPLVTIAGVTIPSWFAFVNPFAFVLFMVANLAEIGRNPFDIPEAPTEIVAGYMTEYSSIYFVLFYMGEFIHIFLGGAIVATVFLGGPSGPILPGFIWFIIKIWAVFLFTQWARSAVPRVRIDQLIEIGWKGMLVLSFANLVLTAVIVGVML
- a CDS encoding NuoI/complex I 23 kDa subunit family protein, which produces MIGVLKSMATTLKHALDGSTFTVEYPDVAPEVSPRFRGVHKFSQERCIWCRQCENVCPNDTIQIVQDDQRNGEQYNLHIGQCIYCRLCEEVCPVDAILLTENFEFTGDTKDDLVYNKEQLKNVPWYKDMDPLESREPDRGAWIGEGEGEVDYQ